In one Chionomys nivalis chromosome 13, mChiNiv1.1, whole genome shotgun sequence genomic region, the following are encoded:
- the LOC130885475 gene encoding LOW QUALITY PROTEIN: estradiol 17 beta-dehydrogenase 5-like (The sequence of the model RefSeq protein was modified relative to this genomic sequence to represent the inferred CDS: inserted 1 base in 1 codon): MSPKLCAELNDGHHIPVLGFGTYAPEEVPKSMITEATKIATDAGLRHINAAYMYQNEEEVGLAIRDKIADGTVKREDIFYTSKLPSTCHRPELVRVCLEKSLKKLQLDYVDLSLIHFPVPMKPDNNLNPXSENGKLLFDPVDLRDTWEAMEKCKDAGLAKSIGVSNFNCRLLEMILNKPGLKYKPVCNQVECHPYLNQSKLLDYCKSKDIVLVAYGALGTQRYKNWVDENAPYLLEDPILGAMAEKHKKTPALISPCYLLQHGVVVIAKSSNEKQIKENMKVFEFQLPEEDMAAIDNLNKNYRYSTAKITSVHPDYPYSDEY; this comes from the exons ATGAGTCCCAAACTCTGTGCAGAGCTAAATGATGGCCACCACATTCCTGTTCTTGGTTTTGGAACTTATGCCCCAGAAGAG GTTCCTAAGAGTATGATTACAGAGGCCACCAAGATAGCTACAGATGCTGGACTTCGCCATATTAATGCAGCTTATATGTACCAAAATGAGGAAGAAGTAGGACTGGCTATCCGTGACAAGATTGCTGATGGTACTGTGAAGAGAGAAGATATATTCTACACTTCAAAG CTCCCCTCCACGTGCCATAGGCCAGAACTGGTCCGGGTTTGTTTGGAAAAGTCACTGAAAAAGCTTCAGCTGGACTATGTTGACCTCTCTCTTATTCATTTCCCAGTGCCAATGAAG CCAGACAACAATCTTAATC ACAGTGAAAATGGGAAATTATTATTTGACCCAGTGGATCTCCGTGACACTTGGGAG GCCATGGAGAAGTGTAAGGATGCAGGGTTGGCCAAGTCCATTGGGGTGTCCAACTTTAACTGCAGGCTGCTGGAGATGATCCTGAACAAGCCAGGGCTCAAGTACAAGCCTGTGTGCAACCAG GTAGAATGCCATCCATATCTCAACCAGAGCAAGCTCTTGGACTACTGCAAGTCAAAAGACATTGTTCTGGTTGCCTATGGTGCTCTAGGAACCCAACGATATAAGAACTGG GTAGATGAGAATGCCCCATATCTTTTGGAAGACCCAATTCTTGGTGCTATGGCTGAGAAGCACAAAAAAACTCCAGCCCTAATTTCCCCCTGTTATCTACTGCAGCATGGGGTTGTGGTTATTGCCAAGAGTTCCAATGAGAAGCAGATCAAAGAGAATATGAAG GTTTTTGAGTTCCAGTTGCCGGAAGAGGACATGGCAGCTATTGATAACCTGAACAAAAATTACCGATATTCTACTGCTAAAAT TACATCTGTCCACCCTGATTATCCATATTCAgatgaatattaa